Proteins encoded within one genomic window of Paramisgurnus dabryanus chromosome 11, PD_genome_1.1, whole genome shotgun sequence:
- the LOC135729320 gene encoding tumor necrosis factor receptor superfamily member 14-like isoform X2, with the protein MFLLRIILFIAAILALNFELSFCTCARAEYEIQGECCPMCAPGNHVYWHCTVDTSTTCVPCPESSYTDEPNGLMKCFTCSMCDAVIGLRVKKTCTRTADTICEPQEGFYCTDQNKHRCTLAEKHTKCNPGQYIKQTGTAFTDTICANCTDGTYSNGSLMACQPHSKCDIKGLTEIKAGTKSSDVEYPGYSLPPLSDVT; encoded by the exons ATGTTCCTGTTAAGGATCATTTTGTTTATCGCTGCTATATTGGCTCTGAACTTTGAACTGAGTTTCTGCACCTGTGCTCGTGCTGAATATGAGATACAAGGAGAATGTTGTCCTATGTGTGCTCCGG GAAACCATGTTTATTGGCATTGCACTGTGGATACCAGTACAACTTGTGTTCCATGTCCTGAATCATCTTATACAGACGAACCCAATGGTCTTATGAAATGCTTTACCTGCTCTATGTGTGATGCAG TTATAGGACTAAGAGTAAAGAAGACTTGCACACGCACTGCAGATACAATCTGTGAGCCACAGGAGGGATTTTACTGCACTGACCAAAATAAGCACAGGTGTACATTAGCTGAGAAACACACAAAATGTAACCCTGGGCAATATATTAAACAAACAG gaaCAGCATTTACTGACACTATATGTGCTAACTGTACAGACGGCACTTACTCAAATGGCTCTTTAATGGCTTGTCAACCACATTCAAA ATGTGACATTAAGGGGCTTACAGAAATAAAAGCAGGAACAAAGTCATCAGATGTTGAAT
- the LOC135729320 gene encoding tumor necrosis factor receptor superfamily member 14-like isoform X1: MFLLRIILFIAAILALNFELSFCTCARAEYEIQGECCPMCAPGNHVYWHCTVDTSTTCVPCPESSYTDEPNGLMKCFTCSMCDAVIGLRVKKTCTRTADTICEPQEGFYCTDQNKHRCTLAEKHTKCNPGQYIKQTGTAFTDTICANCTDGTYSNGSLMACQPHSKCDIKGLTEIKAGTKSSDVECEESTPVALIVVVGVVLCSLMVAVTALLIYYFKVRRKQLHRNPGYSLPPLSDVT; encoded by the exons ATGTTCCTGTTAAGGATCATTTTGTTTATCGCTGCTATATTGGCTCTGAACTTTGAACTGAGTTTCTGCACCTGTGCTCGTGCTGAATATGAGATACAAGGAGAATGTTGTCCTATGTGTGCTCCGG GAAACCATGTTTATTGGCATTGCACTGTGGATACCAGTACAACTTGTGTTCCATGTCCTGAATCATCTTATACAGACGAACCCAATGGTCTTATGAAATGCTTTACCTGCTCTATGTGTGATGCAG TTATAGGACTAAGAGTAAAGAAGACTTGCACACGCACTGCAGATACAATCTGTGAGCCACAGGAGGGATTTTACTGCACTGACCAAAATAAGCACAGGTGTACATTAGCTGAGAAACACACAAAATGTAACCCTGGGCAATATATTAAACAAACAG gaaCAGCATTTACTGACACTATATGTGCTAACTGTACAGACGGCACTTACTCAAATGGCTCTTTAATGGCTTGTCAACCACATTCAAA ATGTGACATTAAGGGGCTTACAGAAATAAAAGCAGGAACAAAGTCATCAGATGTTGAATGTGAGGAATCTACTCCAGTTGCTCTTATAGTTGTAGTTGGAGTCGTTTTATGTTCTTTGATGGTTGCTGTTACAGCTTTATTAATATACTACTTCAAAGTAAGACGGAAACAACTACACAGAA
- the LOC135729320 gene encoding tumor necrosis factor receptor superfamily member 14-like isoform X3 yields the protein MFLLRIILFIAAILALNFELSFCTCARAEYEIQGECCPMCAPGNHVYWHCTVDTSTTCVPCPESSYTDEPNGLMKCFTCSMCDAVIGLRVKKTCTRTADTICEPQEGFYCTDQNKHRCTLAEKHTKCNPGQYIKQTGTAFTDTICANCTDGTYSNGSLMACQPHSKSWLFLTTTE from the exons ATGTTCCTGTTAAGGATCATTTTGTTTATCGCTGCTATATTGGCTCTGAACTTTGAACTGAGTTTCTGCACCTGTGCTCGTGCTGAATATGAGATACAAGGAGAATGTTGTCCTATGTGTGCTCCGG GAAACCATGTTTATTGGCATTGCACTGTGGATACCAGTACAACTTGTGTTCCATGTCCTGAATCATCTTATACAGACGAACCCAATGGTCTTATGAAATGCTTTACCTGCTCTATGTGTGATGCAG TTATAGGACTAAGAGTAAAGAAGACTTGCACACGCACTGCAGATACAATCTGTGAGCCACAGGAGGGATTTTACTGCACTGACCAAAATAAGCACAGGTGTACATTAGCTGAGAAACACACAAAATGTAACCCTGGGCAATATATTAAACAAACAG gaaCAGCATTTACTGACACTATATGTGCTAACTGTACAGACGGCACTTACTCAAATGGCTCTTTAATGGCTTGTCAACCACATTCAAA